From a single Cyprinus carpio isolate SPL01 chromosome A3, ASM1834038v1, whole genome shotgun sequence genomic region:
- the LOC109054789 gene encoding male-specific lethal 1-like 1 encodes MTMRSTVFTRGGHRLDTSLCKKPAGAHESPASLEKKSRDFATHVLSTIHNSVNQKHHLHSKANISRQNVLICPDQSPAGNLGQEENWETLGALTLPSTKQMGAEGSPVKSKSLFCQANHNHVVKMDPMVSNGSSQRRVGAVVGVSSPENSPDGKRRNVRKGSGPVDTQTSCIRQILLLQLELIEQQQKQLHNKNKEIDDLKAEKEMLMARIERMERRLQMVKKVGTESRPSQTPRHKGPEAETAATDDVQQSEGQVQTPKQMHFRRGGKSLKRRFLFQDSRMRRSRRWQPRSPPPPQDGPAQKEEPQEETEPESQSHSEELPYLSTTEMYLCRWHQQPASPWRDPSPVREDTVTVPSWRESALEPLGQKEASDIPECLDDNVFLKRHSKLELDEKRRKRWDIQRIREQRMFQRLQQRMNRRKAIQESEPELLSFYPDPEDVQSIMVTPFLPVVAFGRPLPDMKQQNFDLPWLDERSRAEVTKKRTPHRTCRK; translated from the exons ATGACTATGCGATCCACTGTGTTCACGAGAGGAGGACACAGACTGGACACAAGCCTTTGCAAGAAGCCAGCTGGAGCCCATGAATCCCCGGCCAGCCTAGAGAAGAAAAGCCGTGACTTTGCCACCCATGTGCTGAGCACGATCCACAACAGTGTAAATCAAAAACATCACCTGCACAGCAAAGCAAACATCAGCCGTCAGAACGTGTTGATCTGCCCTGACCAATCTCCAGCAGGGAACCTCGGGCAGGAGGAGAACTGGGAGACGCTGGGGGCCTTGACACTCCCGTCAACCAAGCAGATGGGGGCCGAAGGTTCCCCGGTCAAGAGCAAATCACTGTTTTGTCAGGCCAATCATAACCACGTGGTGAAGATGGATCCCATGGTATCAAACGGCAGCAGTCAGCGGAGAGTGGGGGCGGTCGTGGGGGTCTCCTCGCCGGAGAACAGTCCTGATGGGAAGCGTCGGAATGTGAGGAAAGGCTCCGGCCCCGTGGACACACAGACCAGCTGCATCCGACAGATCCTGCTGCTGCAACTGGAGCTGATTGAACAGCAACAGAAGCAACTGCACAACAAGAACAAAGAGATCGATGACCTCAAAGCTGAAAAAGAGATG ctAATGGCACGAATTGAACGCATGGAGCGTCGGCTGCAGATGGTGAAAAAAGTGGGTACAGAATCCCGTCCCTCTCAGACGCCTCGTCATAAGGGACCCGAGGCTGAGACTGCTGCCACAGATGACGTCCAGCAATCTGAGGGGCAGGTCCAAACCCCAAAGCAAATGCACTTTAGAAGAGGAGGAAAAAGCCTGAAAAG GAGGTTTCTTTTCCAGGACTCCCGGATGAGAAGGTCACGACGTTGGCAGCCCAggtcaccaccaccaccacaggATGGCCCAGCTCAGAAGGAGGAACCCCAGGAAGAGACGGAGCCTGAATCGCAGTCTCATTCGGAGGAACTTCCCTACCTGTCTACCACAGAGATGTACCTCTGTCGCTGGCATCAGCAGCCTGCATCGCCATGGCGAGACCCCTCACCTGTGCGTGAGGACACGGTTACAG TCCCTTCCTGGCGGGAGAGTGCCTTAGAGCCTTTGGGGCAGAAAGAGGCGTCGGACATCCCTGAG TGTCTAGATGATAATGTCTTTCTGAAGAGGCATTCAAAACTTGAGCTGGatgagaagaggaggaagag GTGGGATATCCAGCGTATTCGAGAGCAGAGGATGTTTCAGCGGCTGCAGCAGAGGATGAACAGAAGGAAGGCCATTCAGGAGAGCGAACCAGAGCTGCTCTCCTTCTATCCAGACCCTGAGGATG TGCAGTCTATCATGGTGACACCCTTCCTGCCAGTGGTGGCTTTTGGACGACCTCTTCCCGATATGAAACAGCA AAACTTTGACCTGCCCTGGCTGGATGAGCGTAGTCGAGCAGAGGTGACCAAGAAACGCACGCCTCATCGGACATGTCGCAAATGA